In a single window of the Lates calcarifer isolate ASB-BC8 linkage group LG1, TLL_Latcal_v3, whole genome shotgun sequence genome:
- the pou2f1b gene encoding POU domain, class 2, transcription factor 1b isoform X2, whose amino-acid sequence MADGGAASQDESSGPDAKVNNQSETAKCAMESGDGNTGIQTNGLDFQRQTVPTTSAITNAHAQALLQQSKSEDSSALPTSVQQSVLPQTQLMLAGGQIAGLTLTPAQQQLLIQQAQAQLLAAAVQQSASQQNSTTGASISASAATPITQLPLSQPIQITQQLQQQNLLPQFVLVQPGHPIATPLQQFIISPTPQAQQGKAGILQAQSLLPQQPQSQANLLPTQPITLATQPATPTRTAAATPIQSLPHSQTPPKRLDTPTLEEPSDLEELEQFAKTFKQRRIKLGFTQGDVGLAMGKLYGNDFSQTTISRFEALNLSFKNMCKLKPLLEKWLNDAVCAENLTSDQALSSPSALGSPGMGIEGINRRRKKRTSIETNIRVALEKSFLENQKPTSEEITMIADQLNMEKEVIRVWFCNRRQKEKRINPPSSGNSGGGSTPIKTIFTPSSPLVASTASLVSSSTINTPTTLTVNPVMPLTSTSVPSLPFTGTTVGATNTASVISTAPVVTTATSSPSLSPSPTTNQSTTTESKAGTQAQTIVTQAPTSIATTLGTGQMMVAAQGLSALQGAAQLPTSASFAAMAAAAGLNPGLMASSQFTPGGTLLSLTPGGLGSALSPALMSNSALATIQALASGTIPITSLDGSNLLFANTSAGNTFFLNPPNLSVLTSPPVSLVSAGTGGLQVTADAHQATTATVPVQASTITTASKAQ is encoded by the exons atggcGGACGGAGGAGCAGCGAGTCAAGATGAGAGTTCAGGACCAG ATGCTAAAGTGAATAATCAGTCAGAAACTGCTAAATGTGCAATGGAAAGTGGTGACGGGAACACCG GAATCCAAACCAATGGATTGGACTTTCAGAGGCAGACGGTGCCAACCACAAGTGCAATCACGAACGCACACGCACAAGCCCTCCTCCAACAG TCTAAGTCGGAAGACTCGAGTGCTCTTCCGACCTCCGTCCAGCAGAGCGTATTGCCTCAAACCCAGCTAATGTTGGCCGGGGGACAGATTGCTGGA TTGACCCTGACCCCAgcgcagcagcagctgttgatcCAGCAGGCCCAAGCTCAGCTCCTGGCTGCAGCCGTGCAGcagtcagccagccagcagAACAGCACCACTGGGGCAAGcatctcagcctctgcagccacgcCCATTACCCAGCTGCCCCTGTCACAGCCCATCCAGATCACCCAA cagctacagcagcagaatctCCTGCCTCAGTTTGTTCTGGTTCAGCCCGGCCACCCGATCGCCACACCACTGCAGCAGTTCATCATCTCACCGACACCACAGGCCCAACAGGGTAAAGCAG GCATATTGCAAGCCCAGAGTCTTCTACCTCAACAACCTCAAAGCCAAGCTAACCTCCTGCCGACTCAACCAATTACCCTTGCAACTCAG CCTGCAACTCCAACCcgcacagcagcagccacaccTATTCAGTCCCTGCCCCACAGTCAGACACCACCCAAACGGTTGGACACGCCGACTCTGGAGGAGCCTAGTGACttggaggagctggagcagtTTGCCAAGACCTTTAAACAGAGGCGTATCAAACTGGGCTTCACACAG gggGATGTTGGCCTAGCAATGGGGAAGCTGTATGGAAACGACTTCAGCCAAACTACCATCTCTCGCTTTGAGGCCTTGAATCTGAGCTTTAAGAACATGTGCAAACTCAAGCCATTGCTGGAGAAGTGGCTCAATGATGCA GTTTGTGCAGAGAACCTGACATCTGACCAGGCCCTGTCCAGCCCCAGTGCCCTGGGCTCCCCAGGCATGGGCATAGAGGGGATCAACCGCAGACGGAAGAAGAGGACCAGTATCGAGACCAACATCCGAGTGGCCTTAGAAAAGAGCTTTCTGGAG AACCAAAAACCTACCTCTGAGGAGATCACCATGATCGCTGACCAGCTCAACATGGAGAAAGAGGTGATTCGGGTCTGGTTCTGCAATCGTCggcagaaagagaagaggattAACCCCCCGAGCAGTGGCAACAGTGGAGGAGGCAGCACCCCCATCAAAACCATCTTTACCCCCAGTAGCCCTTTG GTGGCCAGCACAGCAAGCCTTGTGAGCAGTTCAACTATTAACACACCCACCACTCTGACTGTAAACCCAGTGATGCCTCTCACCAGCACCAGCGTCCCCAGTTTGCCTTTCACAG GCACGACAGTTGGAGCCACAAACACCGCATCCGTCATCTCCACTGCACCTGTGGTTACCACAGCAACCAGCTCTCCATCTTTAAGCCCGTCACCAACGACTAATCAGTCCACGACCACAGAGAGCAAGGCTGGCACTCAGGCGCAAACCATCGTCACCCAGGCCCCAACATCCATAGCCACCACTTTAGGCACGGGCCAGATGATGGTGGCGGCTCAGGGGCTGTCTGCACTGCAGGGTGCTGCCCAGTTACCCACCAGTGCTAGCTTTGCTGCTATGGCTGCCGCTGCAGGGCTCAACCCAGGACTGATGGCATCTTCACAGTTCACTCCAGG GGGGACCCTGCTCAGTCTGACTCCTGGTGGCCTCGGAAGTGCGCTGAGTCCTGCCCTCATGAGCAACAGCGCTCTGGCCACTATTCAAG CTCTGGCAAGCGGCACAATCCCCATCACTTCTCTGGACGGCAGCAACCTGCTGTTCGCCAACACGTCTGCTGGTAACACGTTCTTCCTGAACCCCCCGAACCTGTCGGTGCTCACCAGCCCCCCTGTCAGCCTGGTGTCGGCCGGGACGGGGGGGTTGCAGGTCACTGCTGATGCTCATCAAGCCACCACGGCTACTGTGCCTGTGCAAGCCTCGACCATTACCACTGCCTCCAAGGCTCAGTGA
- the pou2f1b gene encoding POU domain, class 2, transcription factor 1b isoform X9, with amino-acid sequence MADGGAASQDESSGPDAKVNNQSETAKCAMESGDGNTGIQTNGLDFQRQTVPTTSAITNAHAQALLQQSKSEDSSALPTSVQQSVLPQTQLMLAGGQIAGLTLTPAQQQLLIQQAQAQLLAAAVQQSASQQNSTTGASISASAATPITQLPLSQPIQITQQLQQQNLLPQFVLVQPGHPIATPLQQFIISPTPQAQQGILQAQSLLPQQPQSQANLLPTQPITLATQPATPTRTAAATPIQSLPHSQTPPKRLDTPTLEEPSDLEELEQFAKTFKQRRIKLGFTQGDVGLAMGKLYGNDFSQTTISRFEALNLSFKNMCKLKPLLEKWLNDAENLTSDQALSSPSALGSPGMGIEGINRRRKKRTSIETNIRVALEKSFLEQNQKPTSEEITMIADQLNMEKEVIRVWFCNRRQKEKRINPPSSGNSGGGSTPIKTIFTPSSPLVASTASLVSSSTINTPTTLTVNPVMPLTSTSVPSLPFTGTTVGATNTASVISTAPVVTTATSSPSLSPSPTTNQSTTTESKAGTQAQTIVTQAPTSIATTLGTGQMMVAAQGLSALQGAAQLPTSASFAAMAAAAGLNPGLMASSQFTPGGTLLSLTPGGLGSALSPALMSNSALATIQALASGTIPITSLDGSNLLFANTSAGNTFFLNPPNLSVLTSPPVSLVSAGTGGLQVTADAHQATTATVPVQASTITTASKAQ; translated from the exons atggcGGACGGAGGAGCAGCGAGTCAAGATGAGAGTTCAGGACCAG ATGCTAAAGTGAATAATCAGTCAGAAACTGCTAAATGTGCAATGGAAAGTGGTGACGGGAACACCG GAATCCAAACCAATGGATTGGACTTTCAGAGGCAGACGGTGCCAACCACAAGTGCAATCACGAACGCACACGCACAAGCCCTCCTCCAACAG TCTAAGTCGGAAGACTCGAGTGCTCTTCCGACCTCCGTCCAGCAGAGCGTATTGCCTCAAACCCAGCTAATGTTGGCCGGGGGACAGATTGCTGGA TTGACCCTGACCCCAgcgcagcagcagctgttgatcCAGCAGGCCCAAGCTCAGCTCCTGGCTGCAGCCGTGCAGcagtcagccagccagcagAACAGCACCACTGGGGCAAGcatctcagcctctgcagccacgcCCATTACCCAGCTGCCCCTGTCACAGCCCATCCAGATCACCCAA cagctacagcagcagaatctCCTGCCTCAGTTTGTTCTGGTTCAGCCCGGCCACCCGATCGCCACACCACTGCAGCAGTTCATCATCTCACCGACACCACAGGCCCAACAGG GCATATTGCAAGCCCAGAGTCTTCTACCTCAACAACCTCAAAGCCAAGCTAACCTCCTGCCGACTCAACCAATTACCCTTGCAACTCAG CCTGCAACTCCAACCcgcacagcagcagccacaccTATTCAGTCCCTGCCCCACAGTCAGACACCACCCAAACGGTTGGACACGCCGACTCTGGAGGAGCCTAGTGACttggaggagctggagcagtTTGCCAAGACCTTTAAACAGAGGCGTATCAAACTGGGCTTCACACAG gggGATGTTGGCCTAGCAATGGGGAAGCTGTATGGAAACGACTTCAGCCAAACTACCATCTCTCGCTTTGAGGCCTTGAATCTGAGCTTTAAGAACATGTGCAAACTCAAGCCATTGCTGGAGAAGTGGCTCAATGATGCAG AGAACCTGACATCTGACCAGGCCCTGTCCAGCCCCAGTGCCCTGGGCTCCCCAGGCATGGGCATAGAGGGGATCAACCGCAGACGGAAGAAGAGGACCAGTATCGAGACCAACATCCGAGTGGCCTTAGAAAAGAGCTTTCTGGAG CAGAACCAAAAACCTACCTCTGAGGAGATCACCATGATCGCTGACCAGCTCAACATGGAGAAAGAGGTGATTCGGGTCTGGTTCTGCAATCGTCggcagaaagagaagaggattAACCCCCCGAGCAGTGGCAACAGTGGAGGAGGCAGCACCCCCATCAAAACCATCTTTACCCCCAGTAGCCCTTTG GTGGCCAGCACAGCAAGCCTTGTGAGCAGTTCAACTATTAACACACCCACCACTCTGACTGTAAACCCAGTGATGCCTCTCACCAGCACCAGCGTCCCCAGTTTGCCTTTCACAG GCACGACAGTTGGAGCCACAAACACCGCATCCGTCATCTCCACTGCACCTGTGGTTACCACAGCAACCAGCTCTCCATCTTTAAGCCCGTCACCAACGACTAATCAGTCCACGACCACAGAGAGCAAGGCTGGCACTCAGGCGCAAACCATCGTCACCCAGGCCCCAACATCCATAGCCACCACTTTAGGCACGGGCCAGATGATGGTGGCGGCTCAGGGGCTGTCTGCACTGCAGGGTGCTGCCCAGTTACCCACCAGTGCTAGCTTTGCTGCTATGGCTGCCGCTGCAGGGCTCAACCCAGGACTGATGGCATCTTCACAGTTCACTCCAGG GGGGACCCTGCTCAGTCTGACTCCTGGTGGCCTCGGAAGTGCGCTGAGTCCTGCCCTCATGAGCAACAGCGCTCTGGCCACTATTCAAG CTCTGGCAAGCGGCACAATCCCCATCACTTCTCTGGACGGCAGCAACCTGCTGTTCGCCAACACGTCTGCTGGTAACACGTTCTTCCTGAACCCCCCGAACCTGTCGGTGCTCACCAGCCCCCCTGTCAGCCTGGTGTCGGCCGGGACGGGGGGGTTGCAGGTCACTGCTGATGCTCATCAAGCCACCACGGCTACTGTGCCTGTGCAAGCCTCGACCATTACCACTGCCTCCAAGGCTCAGTGA
- the pou2f1b gene encoding POU domain, class 2, transcription factor 1b isoform X1, whose protein sequence is MADGGAASQDESSGPDAKVNNQSETAKCAMESGDGNTGIQTNGLDFQRQTVPTTSAITNAHAQALLQQSKSEDSSALPTSVQQSVLPQTQLMLAGGQIAGLTLTPAQQQLLIQQAQAQLLAAAVQQSASQQNSTTGASISASAATPITQLPLSQPIQITQQLQQQNLLPQFVLVQPGHPIATPLQQFIISPTPQAQQGKAGILQAQSLLPQQPQSQANLLPTQPITLATQPATPTRTAAATPIQSLPHSQTPPKRLDTPTLEEPSDLEELEQFAKTFKQRRIKLGFTQGDVGLAMGKLYGNDFSQTTISRFEALNLSFKNMCKLKPLLEKWLNDAVCAENLTSDQALSSPSALGSPGMGIEGINRRRKKRTSIETNIRVALEKSFLEQNQKPTSEEITMIADQLNMEKEVIRVWFCNRRQKEKRINPPSSGNSGGGSTPIKTIFTPSSPLVASTASLVSSSTINTPTTLTVNPVMPLTSTSVPSLPFTGTTVGATNTASVISTAPVVTTATSSPSLSPSPTTNQSTTTESKAGTQAQTIVTQAPTSIATTLGTGQMMVAAQGLSALQGAAQLPTSASFAAMAAAAGLNPGLMASSQFTPGGTLLSLTPGGLGSALSPALMSNSALATIQALASGTIPITSLDGSNLLFANTSAGNTFFLNPPNLSVLTSPPVSLVSAGTGGLQVTADAHQATTATVPVQASTITTASKAQ, encoded by the exons atggcGGACGGAGGAGCAGCGAGTCAAGATGAGAGTTCAGGACCAG ATGCTAAAGTGAATAATCAGTCAGAAACTGCTAAATGTGCAATGGAAAGTGGTGACGGGAACACCG GAATCCAAACCAATGGATTGGACTTTCAGAGGCAGACGGTGCCAACCACAAGTGCAATCACGAACGCACACGCACAAGCCCTCCTCCAACAG TCTAAGTCGGAAGACTCGAGTGCTCTTCCGACCTCCGTCCAGCAGAGCGTATTGCCTCAAACCCAGCTAATGTTGGCCGGGGGACAGATTGCTGGA TTGACCCTGACCCCAgcgcagcagcagctgttgatcCAGCAGGCCCAAGCTCAGCTCCTGGCTGCAGCCGTGCAGcagtcagccagccagcagAACAGCACCACTGGGGCAAGcatctcagcctctgcagccacgcCCATTACCCAGCTGCCCCTGTCACAGCCCATCCAGATCACCCAA cagctacagcagcagaatctCCTGCCTCAGTTTGTTCTGGTTCAGCCCGGCCACCCGATCGCCACACCACTGCAGCAGTTCATCATCTCACCGACACCACAGGCCCAACAGGGTAAAGCAG GCATATTGCAAGCCCAGAGTCTTCTACCTCAACAACCTCAAAGCCAAGCTAACCTCCTGCCGACTCAACCAATTACCCTTGCAACTCAG CCTGCAACTCCAACCcgcacagcagcagccacaccTATTCAGTCCCTGCCCCACAGTCAGACACCACCCAAACGGTTGGACACGCCGACTCTGGAGGAGCCTAGTGACttggaggagctggagcagtTTGCCAAGACCTTTAAACAGAGGCGTATCAAACTGGGCTTCACACAG gggGATGTTGGCCTAGCAATGGGGAAGCTGTATGGAAACGACTTCAGCCAAACTACCATCTCTCGCTTTGAGGCCTTGAATCTGAGCTTTAAGAACATGTGCAAACTCAAGCCATTGCTGGAGAAGTGGCTCAATGATGCA GTTTGTGCAGAGAACCTGACATCTGACCAGGCCCTGTCCAGCCCCAGTGCCCTGGGCTCCCCAGGCATGGGCATAGAGGGGATCAACCGCAGACGGAAGAAGAGGACCAGTATCGAGACCAACATCCGAGTGGCCTTAGAAAAGAGCTTTCTGGAG CAGAACCAAAAACCTACCTCTGAGGAGATCACCATGATCGCTGACCAGCTCAACATGGAGAAAGAGGTGATTCGGGTCTGGTTCTGCAATCGTCggcagaaagagaagaggattAACCCCCCGAGCAGTGGCAACAGTGGAGGAGGCAGCACCCCCATCAAAACCATCTTTACCCCCAGTAGCCCTTTG GTGGCCAGCACAGCAAGCCTTGTGAGCAGTTCAACTATTAACACACCCACCACTCTGACTGTAAACCCAGTGATGCCTCTCACCAGCACCAGCGTCCCCAGTTTGCCTTTCACAG GCACGACAGTTGGAGCCACAAACACCGCATCCGTCATCTCCACTGCACCTGTGGTTACCACAGCAACCAGCTCTCCATCTTTAAGCCCGTCACCAACGACTAATCAGTCCACGACCACAGAGAGCAAGGCTGGCACTCAGGCGCAAACCATCGTCACCCAGGCCCCAACATCCATAGCCACCACTTTAGGCACGGGCCAGATGATGGTGGCGGCTCAGGGGCTGTCTGCACTGCAGGGTGCTGCCCAGTTACCCACCAGTGCTAGCTTTGCTGCTATGGCTGCCGCTGCAGGGCTCAACCCAGGACTGATGGCATCTTCACAGTTCACTCCAGG GGGGACCCTGCTCAGTCTGACTCCTGGTGGCCTCGGAAGTGCGCTGAGTCCTGCCCTCATGAGCAACAGCGCTCTGGCCACTATTCAAG CTCTGGCAAGCGGCACAATCCCCATCACTTCTCTGGACGGCAGCAACCTGCTGTTCGCCAACACGTCTGCTGGTAACACGTTCTTCCTGAACCCCCCGAACCTGTCGGTGCTCACCAGCCCCCCTGTCAGCCTGGTGTCGGCCGGGACGGGGGGGTTGCAGGTCACTGCTGATGCTCATCAAGCCACCACGGCTACTGTGCCTGTGCAAGCCTCGACCATTACCACTGCCTCCAAGGCTCAGTGA
- the pou2f1b gene encoding POU domain, class 2, transcription factor 1b isoform X12, with protein sequence MADGGAASQDESSGPDAKVNNQSETAKCAMESGDGNTGIQTNGLDFQRQTVPTTSAITNAHAQALLQQLTLTPAQQQLLIQQAQAQLLAAAVQQSASQQNSTTGASISASAATPITQLPLSQPIQITQQLQQQNLLPQFVLVQPGHPIATPLQQFIISPTPQAQQGILQAQSLLPQQPQSQANLLPTQPITLATQPATPTRTAAATPIQSLPHSQTPPKRLDTPTLEEPSDLEELEQFAKTFKQRRIKLGFTQGDVGLAMGKLYGNDFSQTTISRFEALNLSFKNMCKLKPLLEKWLNDAVCAENLTSDQALSSPSALGSPGMGIEGINRRRKKRTSIETNIRVALEKSFLEQNQKPTSEEITMIADQLNMEKEVIRVWFCNRRQKEKRINPPSSGNSGGGSTPIKTIFTPSSPLVASTASLVSSSTINTPTTLTVNPVMPLTSTSVPSLPFTGTTVGATNTASVISTAPVVTTATSSPSLSPSPTTNQSTTTESKAGTQAQTIVTQAPTSIATTLGTGQMMVAAQGLSALQGAAQLPTSASFAAMAAAAGLNPGLMASSQFTPGGTLLSLTPGGLGSALSPALMSNSALATIQALASGTIPITSLDGSNLLFANTSAGNTFFLNPPNLSVLTSPPVSLVSAGTGGLQVTADAHQATTATVPVQASTITTASKAQ encoded by the exons atggcGGACGGAGGAGCAGCGAGTCAAGATGAGAGTTCAGGACCAG ATGCTAAAGTGAATAATCAGTCAGAAACTGCTAAATGTGCAATGGAAAGTGGTGACGGGAACACCG GAATCCAAACCAATGGATTGGACTTTCAGAGGCAGACGGTGCCAACCACAAGTGCAATCACGAACGCACACGCACAAGCCCTCCTCCAACAG TTGACCCTGACCCCAgcgcagcagcagctgttgatcCAGCAGGCCCAAGCTCAGCTCCTGGCTGCAGCCGTGCAGcagtcagccagccagcagAACAGCACCACTGGGGCAAGcatctcagcctctgcagccacgcCCATTACCCAGCTGCCCCTGTCACAGCCCATCCAGATCACCCAA cagctacagcagcagaatctCCTGCCTCAGTTTGTTCTGGTTCAGCCCGGCCACCCGATCGCCACACCACTGCAGCAGTTCATCATCTCACCGACACCACAGGCCCAACAGG GCATATTGCAAGCCCAGAGTCTTCTACCTCAACAACCTCAAAGCCAAGCTAACCTCCTGCCGACTCAACCAATTACCCTTGCAACTCAG CCTGCAACTCCAACCcgcacagcagcagccacaccTATTCAGTCCCTGCCCCACAGTCAGACACCACCCAAACGGTTGGACACGCCGACTCTGGAGGAGCCTAGTGACttggaggagctggagcagtTTGCCAAGACCTTTAAACAGAGGCGTATCAAACTGGGCTTCACACAG gggGATGTTGGCCTAGCAATGGGGAAGCTGTATGGAAACGACTTCAGCCAAACTACCATCTCTCGCTTTGAGGCCTTGAATCTGAGCTTTAAGAACATGTGCAAACTCAAGCCATTGCTGGAGAAGTGGCTCAATGATGCA GTTTGTGCAGAGAACCTGACATCTGACCAGGCCCTGTCCAGCCCCAGTGCCCTGGGCTCCCCAGGCATGGGCATAGAGGGGATCAACCGCAGACGGAAGAAGAGGACCAGTATCGAGACCAACATCCGAGTGGCCTTAGAAAAGAGCTTTCTGGAG CAGAACCAAAAACCTACCTCTGAGGAGATCACCATGATCGCTGACCAGCTCAACATGGAGAAAGAGGTGATTCGGGTCTGGTTCTGCAATCGTCggcagaaagagaagaggattAACCCCCCGAGCAGTGGCAACAGTGGAGGAGGCAGCACCCCCATCAAAACCATCTTTACCCCCAGTAGCCCTTTG GTGGCCAGCACAGCAAGCCTTGTGAGCAGTTCAACTATTAACACACCCACCACTCTGACTGTAAACCCAGTGATGCCTCTCACCAGCACCAGCGTCCCCAGTTTGCCTTTCACAG GCACGACAGTTGGAGCCACAAACACCGCATCCGTCATCTCCACTGCACCTGTGGTTACCACAGCAACCAGCTCTCCATCTTTAAGCCCGTCACCAACGACTAATCAGTCCACGACCACAGAGAGCAAGGCTGGCACTCAGGCGCAAACCATCGTCACCCAGGCCCCAACATCCATAGCCACCACTTTAGGCACGGGCCAGATGATGGTGGCGGCTCAGGGGCTGTCTGCACTGCAGGGTGCTGCCCAGTTACCCACCAGTGCTAGCTTTGCTGCTATGGCTGCCGCTGCAGGGCTCAACCCAGGACTGATGGCATCTTCACAGTTCACTCCAGG GGGGACCCTGCTCAGTCTGACTCCTGGTGGCCTCGGAAGTGCGCTGAGTCCTGCCCTCATGAGCAACAGCGCTCTGGCCACTATTCAAG CTCTGGCAAGCGGCACAATCCCCATCACTTCTCTGGACGGCAGCAACCTGCTGTTCGCCAACACGTCTGCTGGTAACACGTTCTTCCTGAACCCCCCGAACCTGTCGGTGCTCACCAGCCCCCCTGTCAGCCTGGTGTCGGCCGGGACGGGGGGGTTGCAGGTCACTGCTGATGCTCATCAAGCCACCACGGCTACTGTGCCTGTGCAAGCCTCGACCATTACCACTGCCTCCAAGGCTCAGTGA
- the pou2f1b gene encoding POU domain, class 2, transcription factor 1b isoform X14 yields MADGGAASQDESSGPGIQTNGLDFQRQTVPTTSAITNAHAQALLQQLTLTPAQQQLLIQQAQAQLLAAAVQQSASQQNSTTGASISASAATPITQLPLSQPIQITQQLQQQNLLPQFVLVQPGHPIATPLQQFIISPTPQAQQGILQAQSLLPQQPQSQANLLPTQPITLATQPATPTRTAAATPIQSLPHSQTPPKRLDTPTLEEPSDLEELEQFAKTFKQRRIKLGFTQGDVGLAMGKLYGNDFSQTTISRFEALNLSFKNMCKLKPLLEKWLNDAVCAENLTSDQALSSPSALGSPGMGIEGINRRRKKRTSIETNIRVALEKSFLEQNQKPTSEEITMIADQLNMEKEVIRVWFCNRRQKEKRINPPSSGNSGGGSTPIKTIFTPSSPLVASTASLVSSSTINTPTTLTVNPVMPLTSTSVPSLPFTGTTVGATNTASVISTAPVVTTATSSPSLSPSPTTNQSTTTESKAGTQAQTIVTQAPTSIATTLGTGQMMVAAQGLSALQGAAQLPTSASFAAMAAAAGLNPGLMASSQFTPGGTLLSLTPGGLGSALSPALMSNSALATIQALASGTIPITSLDGSNLLFANTSAGNTFFLNPPNLSVLTSPPVSLVSAGTGGLQVTADAHQATTATVPVQASTITTASKAQ; encoded by the exons atggcGGACGGAGGAGCAGCGAGTCAAGATGAGAGTTCAGGACCAG GAATCCAAACCAATGGATTGGACTTTCAGAGGCAGACGGTGCCAACCACAAGTGCAATCACGAACGCACACGCACAAGCCCTCCTCCAACAG TTGACCCTGACCCCAgcgcagcagcagctgttgatcCAGCAGGCCCAAGCTCAGCTCCTGGCTGCAGCCGTGCAGcagtcagccagccagcagAACAGCACCACTGGGGCAAGcatctcagcctctgcagccacgcCCATTACCCAGCTGCCCCTGTCACAGCCCATCCAGATCACCCAA cagctacagcagcagaatctCCTGCCTCAGTTTGTTCTGGTTCAGCCCGGCCACCCGATCGCCACACCACTGCAGCAGTTCATCATCTCACCGACACCACAGGCCCAACAGG GCATATTGCAAGCCCAGAGTCTTCTACCTCAACAACCTCAAAGCCAAGCTAACCTCCTGCCGACTCAACCAATTACCCTTGCAACTCAG CCTGCAACTCCAACCcgcacagcagcagccacaccTATTCAGTCCCTGCCCCACAGTCAGACACCACCCAAACGGTTGGACACGCCGACTCTGGAGGAGCCTAGTGACttggaggagctggagcagtTTGCCAAGACCTTTAAACAGAGGCGTATCAAACTGGGCTTCACACAG gggGATGTTGGCCTAGCAATGGGGAAGCTGTATGGAAACGACTTCAGCCAAACTACCATCTCTCGCTTTGAGGCCTTGAATCTGAGCTTTAAGAACATGTGCAAACTCAAGCCATTGCTGGAGAAGTGGCTCAATGATGCA GTTTGTGCAGAGAACCTGACATCTGACCAGGCCCTGTCCAGCCCCAGTGCCCTGGGCTCCCCAGGCATGGGCATAGAGGGGATCAACCGCAGACGGAAGAAGAGGACCAGTATCGAGACCAACATCCGAGTGGCCTTAGAAAAGAGCTTTCTGGAG CAGAACCAAAAACCTACCTCTGAGGAGATCACCATGATCGCTGACCAGCTCAACATGGAGAAAGAGGTGATTCGGGTCTGGTTCTGCAATCGTCggcagaaagagaagaggattAACCCCCCGAGCAGTGGCAACAGTGGAGGAGGCAGCACCCCCATCAAAACCATCTTTACCCCCAGTAGCCCTTTG GTGGCCAGCACAGCAAGCCTTGTGAGCAGTTCAACTATTAACACACCCACCACTCTGACTGTAAACCCAGTGATGCCTCTCACCAGCACCAGCGTCCCCAGTTTGCCTTTCACAG GCACGACAGTTGGAGCCACAAACACCGCATCCGTCATCTCCACTGCACCTGTGGTTACCACAGCAACCAGCTCTCCATCTTTAAGCCCGTCACCAACGACTAATCAGTCCACGACCACAGAGAGCAAGGCTGGCACTCAGGCGCAAACCATCGTCACCCAGGCCCCAACATCCATAGCCACCACTTTAGGCACGGGCCAGATGATGGTGGCGGCTCAGGGGCTGTCTGCACTGCAGGGTGCTGCCCAGTTACCCACCAGTGCTAGCTTTGCTGCTATGGCTGCCGCTGCAGGGCTCAACCCAGGACTGATGGCATCTTCACAGTTCACTCCAGG GGGGACCCTGCTCAGTCTGACTCCTGGTGGCCTCGGAAGTGCGCTGAGTCCTGCCCTCATGAGCAACAGCGCTCTGGCCACTATTCAAG CTCTGGCAAGCGGCACAATCCCCATCACTTCTCTGGACGGCAGCAACCTGCTGTTCGCCAACACGTCTGCTGGTAACACGTTCTTCCTGAACCCCCCGAACCTGTCGGTGCTCACCAGCCCCCCTGTCAGCCTGGTGTCGGCCGGGACGGGGGGGTTGCAGGTCACTGCTGATGCTCATCAAGCCACCACGGCTACTGTGCCTGTGCAAGCCTCGACCATTACCACTGCCTCCAAGGCTCAGTGA